One segment of Trachemys scripta elegans isolate TJP31775 chromosome 1, CAS_Tse_1.0, whole genome shotgun sequence DNA contains the following:
- the LOC117878756 gene encoding paraneoplastic antigen Ma1 homolog: protein MERGLLEDLCRGARIPVTKAVLVAGFPEEMEPNEIEERLDAAEILGRVKVRTHIYNRKVKGMVALCTHSKETDLDKVSKEVQVEGIPWTILGSEQSPPSVPVSLEVDFLVQKLQALMVDEKRTREELILALGGAPTPAAPSLVGWAKELGNTLKDALRPVYESAPYKRLRSFSGVSPVPPGEEDYETWRDFTVPLVQEWECSDAEKWKRVLESLRGPAMQIIQALKDSQPAATVQDYLTALESVYGTTDSSEDLYYQFRHTYQEPHKRLSDFIRRLEDLLQQVVRKEGIPTKSIDSARLDQILRGIQQDGLMLW, encoded by the coding sequence atggagagaggaTTATTAGAAGACCTGTGCCGAGGGGCACGAATCCCAGTAACCAAAGCAGTGCTGGTGGCGGGGTTCCCAGAAGAGATGGAACCAAATGAAATTGAGGAGCGCTTAGATGCAGCTGAAATACTGGGGAGAGTAAAGGTCCGCACCCATATTTACAACCGCAAAGTGAAGGGCATGGTAGCATTATGTACACACTCCAAGGAAACAGATCTTGATAAAGTGTCCAAAGAGGTGCAAGTAGAAGGTATTCCTTGGACAATTCTGGGGTCAGAGCAGTCCCCTCCTAGTGTGCCTGTGTCACTTGAGGTGGATTTTTTAGTGCAGAAATTGCAAGCTCTGATGGTGGATGAGAAGCGGACAAGAGAAGAATTAATTTTGGCATTAGGAGGGGCTCCAacacctgcagcacccagcctggtGGGATGGGCCAAAGAGCTGGGAAACACTCTCAAAGATGCATTGAGGCCGGTATATGAAAGTGCTCCATACAAGCGGTTACGTTCATTCTCGGGGGTGTCACCTGTACCCCCAGGGGAGGAGGATTACGAGACCTGGAGGGATTTTACGGTGCCACTTGTCCAAGAGTGGGAATGCTCTGATGCTGAGAAGTGGAAACGTGTGCTTGAGAGTCTGAGGGGACCTGCCATGCAAATTATCCAAGCCCTGAAAGACTCACAACCAGCTGCCACAGTGCAAGACTATTTAACCGCTCTTGAGAGTGTCTACGGTACTACTGATAGCAGTGAAGACCTGTATTATCAGTTCCGCCATACCTATCAGGAGCCCCACAAACGATTGTCGGATTTCATCAGGAGACTAGAGGATTTGCTACAGCAGGTAGTGCGGAAGGAGGGCATCCCCACCAAGAGCATTGATTCCGCTAGGTTGGACCAAATCCTTCGGGGCATCCAACAAGATGGGTTGATGTTGTGGTGA